The nucleotide sequence CTCAAGTTTTACTCCGAGGTCTGCGAGTTCTTTCAGATTTTGAATTAGAACTGCAAATGGCTCTCATCAATAAAACCCTGTCAACAGAAATTGAGACGGTGTTTTTGGCAACCTCAAAAGAATATAGTTTCTTGTCAAGTAGTGTTGTCAAAGAGATTGCCCGATTTGGGGGTTCTGTTGATCATCTTGTTCCTAATCACGTTGCTCAAGAAATCTATAAATGTTACGCCAGGAATCAACTCCAAGACTAGAACCTGAACAAAATGGACTCCGTGTAGAACCTGAAACTCCGGTGAGTAATTCCCCTGGAATTGATATCCAACGGGAACTTAACCGACTGGAGGAAATGATTCTCGATAGTCCCAGAATTCCATTAACTCGACGCACTTTAGTCGATGAAGAACAATTACTCGATCAATTAGATTTAATTCGATTGAATTTACCGAGTGCTTTTCAAGAGTCAGATATTATCGTCCGTCATAAGGATGAAATTCTTCAAGAAGCGGAAGAATATGCTCAGGAAATTATCGATGCGGCTGAACAAAGAGCGGCTCGAATATTGAATGAGATGGGTTTAATTCAACAGGCAAAAGCTGAAGCGGATCAATTGCGTCAACAAGTTCAACACGAATGTGAGACGCTTCAACAACAAACTTTGTCTGAAATTGAACAAATTCGCTATCGTCTTCAACAGGAATTAGAAGAAATGCGATCGCGAACTCTGGCTGAATGTGAAGAAATTCAAAATGGTGCAGATGACTATGCAGATCACGTTTTAGGAAGTATCGAGCAACAGTTAAATGAAATGATGCGAGTGATTCGGAATGGTCGCCAACAAATCCAGGGAAATCACCCTACACGATAACTCGATTTATAGGGGGTTTCTACTCGTTCTGATACTAGAAATCAGGAGATAGCCTAGGCGTTATTTATATCGTCTTTTTAGACATCTCCGATTTCCCTGTATCGATTTTTTAAGATTTCAAAATTGCATTCAGTTA is from Planktothrix sp. FACHB-1365 and encodes:
- the coaD gene encoding pantetheine-phosphate adenylyltransferase; the encoded protein is MIALYPGSFDPVTLGHLDVIERGCKLFDQVIVAVLGNPNKKPLFTVEERIKQIRYSTQHLNNLEVASFDGLTVDYAKLRNAQVLLRGLRVLSDFELELQMALINKTLSTEIETVFLATSKEYSFLSSSVVKEIARFGGSVDHLVPNHVAQEIYKCYARNQLQD
- a CDS encoding DivIVA domain-containing protein, translated to MLRQESTPRLEPEQNGLRVEPETPVSNSPGIDIQRELNRLEEMILDSPRIPLTRRTLVDEEQLLDQLDLIRLNLPSAFQESDIIVRHKDEILQEAEEYAQEIIDAAEQRAARILNEMGLIQQAKAEADQLRQQVQHECETLQQQTLSEIEQIRYRLQQELEEMRSRTLAECEEIQNGADDYADHVLGSIEQQLNEMMRVIRNGRQQIQGNHPTR